In one Mycobacterium sp. NBC_00419 genomic region, the following are encoded:
- a CDS encoding cytochrome P450: MTAPAPSQALLVELLDPAHRANPYPVYRRIRESGVLAVPDNDLHVFSGFADCDEILRHPASCSDRTKSTVAQRAMAAGQQLRPFGTPGFLFLDPPDHTRLRRLVSKAFSPKVVKSLEPDIAVMVDDLLDKVAAKGEFEAIEDLAYPLPVAVICRLLGVPIEDEPKFSWASALLAQGLDPFIAFTGQAQGFEERLEAGLWLRGYLRELMEKRRAEPADDLISGLIAVEESGDQLTEDEIVATCNLLLIAGHETTVNLIANAILAMLRHPQHWRALSADAELAAGIIEETLRHDPPVQLVGRVAGEDMTIGGVDIPKGDNMMLLLAAAHRDPSANERPDEFDPTREPLRHLAFAKGPHFCLGAPLARLEATAALTAVTKRFPNARLAGEPEYKPNVTLRGVTRLDVAV, from the coding sequence ATGACCGCTCCGGCACCCTCGCAGGCGCTGCTCGTCGAACTCCTCGATCCGGCACACCGGGCCAATCCCTACCCGGTGTACCGCCGGATCCGTGAGAGCGGCGTCCTGGCGGTGCCCGACAACGATCTGCACGTCTTCTCCGGCTTCGCCGACTGCGACGAGATACTGCGCCATCCGGCCTCGTGCAGCGACCGCACGAAGTCGACCGTCGCCCAGCGCGCCATGGCAGCCGGCCAGCAGCTTCGGCCCTTCGGAACCCCGGGTTTCCTGTTCCTCGATCCCCCCGATCACACCCGGCTGCGCCGGCTGGTCAGCAAGGCGTTCTCGCCCAAGGTCGTGAAGTCGCTGGAACCCGATATCGCGGTCATGGTCGACGACCTGCTCGACAAGGTGGCCGCCAAAGGCGAATTCGAGGCGATCGAAGACCTGGCCTACCCCCTTCCCGTCGCGGTGATCTGCCGGCTCCTCGGCGTGCCGATCGAGGACGAGCCCAAGTTCAGCTGGGCCTCGGCACTGCTGGCCCAGGGGCTGGATCCGTTCATCGCCTTCACCGGTCAGGCCCAGGGCTTCGAAGAGCGTCTGGAGGCCGGGCTGTGGCTGCGCGGCTATCTGCGCGAGCTGATGGAGAAGCGGCGCGCTGAGCCCGCCGACGACCTGATCTCCGGACTGATCGCCGTCGAGGAATCCGGCGACCAGCTCACCGAGGACGAGATCGTCGCCACCTGCAACCTGCTGCTGATCGCCGGGCACGAGACCACGGTCAACCTGATCGCCAACGCGATCCTGGCCATGCTGCGCCACCCGCAACACTGGCGGGCGCTGAGCGCCGACGCCGAGCTGGCCGCGGGCATCATCGAGGAGACGCTGCGCCACGACCCGCCGGTCCAGCTTGTCGGCCGGGTCGCCGGGGAGGACATGACGATCGGCGGCGTCGATATTCCCAAGGGCGACAACATGATGCTGCTGCTGGCCGCGGCCCACCGCGACCCGTCGGCCAACGAACGGCCCGACGAGTTCGACCCCACCCGGGAACCCTTGCGCCACCTGGCATTCGCCAAGGGGCCGCACTTCTGCCTCGGTGCGCCACTGGCGCGGCTCGAGGCCACCGCGGCGTTGACGGCGGTGACCAAACGCTTCCCGAACGCGCGACTGGCCGGCGAACCCGAGTACAAGCCGAACGTCACGCTGCGAGGAGTGACCCGCCTCGACGTCGCTGTGTGA
- a CDS encoding amidohydrolase, producing MGSRSILKAASIITMDPAQPRAQAVAVDVDSGTITAVGSLAHCRGAAPDASIEDLGPAVLMPGFIQAHDHPVPAAVLCQQPAHWIAPFVGFPTWSELEALFDRLRKQTPTGQPLLFNGLDRLLLSIPMPDRTSLDRYFPDHPVLIFDITGHALYFNSRATHLFGWKNAIPPADTPDARWSRRPDGTAGGVGFETQATLMALSAFLPGVVPSPLFNLGAWYSTLARNGFTAVGDLGFVSRLRAPMEALAALPGCPVRYSLYQTTYDPAAHSDMDFGELSPMIRRVGYKIWMDGSPSIGTAAISVPYLDSARARIADVPVGSAPGLSVLNYSLDQFLALVSRFGDKDFQIATHINGDAGIDVVLDGYEQALSHLGLTGGDHRWRVEHFATPSREQCLRAGELGVTASMSPFQALYWGDLYDGVIFEPSYGARWQPYRDAYDGGVRPTFHNDGYLSPPLPWLNIQNAVTRRSASGTVHAPEQSLTLDEALQAHTINAAWQQKREHEIGSIETGKLADFVLLSADPYTVDPARLQDTIRTLGTWVSARRVDLDSFMESVKGIAPRYDQALISGAPPHQC from the coding sequence GTGGGTAGCCGATCCATTCTCAAGGCCGCCTCGATCATCACGATGGACCCCGCGCAACCCAGGGCGCAAGCCGTGGCGGTCGACGTCGACTCCGGGACCATCACCGCGGTGGGCTCACTCGCACACTGCCGGGGTGCGGCGCCGGACGCCTCGATCGAAGACCTCGGGCCGGCCGTGCTGATGCCGGGGTTCATCCAGGCACACGACCACCCCGTTCCCGCCGCAGTGCTCTGCCAGCAGCCGGCGCACTGGATCGCCCCGTTCGTGGGCTTTCCCACCTGGTCCGAACTGGAGGCGCTCTTCGACCGCCTCCGCAAGCAGACGCCGACCGGCCAACCGCTGTTGTTCAATGGCCTCGACCGGCTCCTGCTGTCGATCCCGATGCCGGACCGGACAAGCCTGGACCGCTACTTCCCGGACCACCCGGTGCTGATCTTCGACATCACCGGCCACGCTTTGTATTTCAACTCGCGTGCCACCCACTTGTTCGGCTGGAAGAACGCCATACCCCCGGCCGACACCCCGGACGCGCGGTGGAGCCGTCGGCCTGATGGGACGGCGGGAGGAGTCGGGTTCGAAACCCAGGCAACGTTGATGGCGCTCAGCGCCTTCCTACCCGGGGTTGTCCCGTCGCCGCTGTTCAATCTCGGCGCGTGGTATTCCACGTTGGCGCGCAACGGTTTCACCGCCGTCGGCGATCTGGGATTCGTGAGCAGGCTGCGTGCGCCGATGGAGGCCCTGGCCGCGCTGCCCGGCTGTCCCGTGCGCTACTCGCTGTATCAGACCACCTACGACCCGGCGGCGCACTCGGACATGGACTTCGGTGAGCTGTCTCCCATGATCCGCCGCGTCGGCTACAAGATCTGGATGGATGGCAGCCCCTCCATCGGAACAGCCGCCATCAGTGTGCCGTATCTGGACTCTGCCCGCGCCCGCATCGCCGATGTTCCCGTGGGCTCCGCTCCCGGCTTGTCGGTGCTGAACTACTCGCTGGATCAGTTCCTCGCCCTGGTAAGCCGGTTCGGCGACAAGGACTTTCAGATCGCGACCCACATCAATGGCGACGCAGGCATCGACGTGGTCCTCGACGGCTACGAGCAGGCGCTGAGCCACCTTGGGCTCACCGGCGGCGACCACCGCTGGCGCGTCGAGCATTTCGCCACTCCCAGCAGGGAGCAGTGCCTGCGAGCCGGCGAGCTCGGGGTCACCGCCTCGATGTCACCGTTCCAGGCGCTCTACTGGGGCGACCTGTATGACGGCGTGATCTTCGAGCCGTCCTACGGAGCCCGCTGGCAGCCGTATCGGGACGCCTACGACGGCGGGGTGAGACCCACCTTCCACAACGACGGCTACCTGTCACCGCCCCTGCCCTGGCTCAACATCCAGAACGCGGTCACCCGACGAAGTGCGTCCGGGACGGTTCATGCACCCGAGCAATCCCTCACCCTCGACGAAGCGCTACAGGCGCACACGATCAACGCGGCGTGGCAACAGAAGCGAGAGCACGAGATCGGCTCGATCGAGACGGGCAAGCTCGCGGACTTCGTGCTGCTCAGCGCCGACCCCTATACCGTCGACCCGGCCCGGCTCCAGGACACCATCCGCACGCTGGGCACCTGGGTGTCGGCCCGCCGCGTCGACCTCGACAGCTTCATGGAGTCGGTCAAAGGTATTGCGCCGCGCTACGACCAGGCGCTGATCTCGGGGGCGCCACCTCACCAGTGCTGA
- a CDS encoding amino acid ABC transporter ATP-binding protein, producing MTGNEKTGDVEYRVTAEGVEKAFGDNKVLRGVSFKVRKGTATTIIGPSGSGKTTLLRTLNALDRADAGVIRVDDIELDFSQPVPKPEVRRFQSRSGFVFQGHNLFPHKTVLENVIEGPLIVQKRPKDEVIAEALALLDQVGLAEKRDQYPYELSGGQQQRVGIARALALKPKLVLFDEPTSALDPELVGEVLSVIKDLAVEGWTLVIVTHEIQFARQVSDQVLFTDQGIILEQGPPSEVLGNPKEARTRQFLERVLNPL from the coding sequence ATGACCGGCAACGAGAAGACCGGGGACGTCGAGTATCGCGTCACCGCCGAGGGTGTCGAGAAGGCGTTCGGGGACAACAAGGTACTCAGAGGCGTGTCGTTCAAGGTGCGGAAGGGCACGGCGACCACGATCATCGGGCCGTCCGGTTCCGGAAAGACCACCTTGTTGCGCACCCTCAACGCGCTCGATCGGGCCGACGCCGGCGTGATCCGGGTCGACGATATCGAGCTCGACTTCTCCCAGCCGGTGCCCAAGCCGGAGGTCCGCAGGTTCCAGTCGCGCAGCGGCTTCGTGTTCCAGGGGCACAACTTGTTCCCGCACAAGACCGTTCTGGAGAACGTCATCGAGGGCCCGCTGATCGTGCAGAAGCGCCCCAAGGACGAGGTGATCGCCGAGGCCCTCGCACTGCTCGACCAGGTCGGGCTGGCCGAGAAACGGGACCAATACCCGTACGAACTCTCCGGAGGTCAGCAGCAGCGAGTGGGCATCGCGCGGGCGCTGGCACTCAAGCCCAAACTAGTGCTCTTCGACGAGCCGACCTCGGCCCTGGATCCCGAACTCGTCGGCGAGGTGCTCTCGGTGATCAAGGACCTCGCGGTCGAGGGCTGGACCTTGGTGATCGTGACGCACGAGATCCAGTTCGCCAGGCAGGTTTCCGATCAGGTGCTGTTCACCGACCAGGGAATCATCCTCGAGCAGGGTCCGCCGTCGGAGGTCCTCGGCAACCCGAAAGAGGCCCGGACCCGGCAATTCCTGGAACGGGTGCTCAACCCCCTCTAG
- a CDS encoding haloalkane dehalogenase — protein MQTLRTPDERFAELPDFAYRPHYAELDDDEGGTLRVAWVEHGPADADPILMLHGEPTWSFLYRKMIPILAAAGHRVICPDLVGFGRSDKPIEREDHTYARHVEWMRALAFDVLDLQRVTLVGQDWGGLIGLRLAAENPDRFSRIVVANTGLPTGDFDMPEIWWQFRKAIEAAPSVDVGLFVISGCRRPVSPEVRAGYDAPFPDDAYCAGPRAMPTLVPTRPDDPASDANRRAWAVLSQSPTPMLVAFSDGDPITGAMGPIFTSQMRGAQGIEHPTVHDAGHFLQEDAGEELAEHIVNFLG, from the coding sequence GTGCAGACACTGCGTACTCCCGACGAAAGATTCGCTGAGCTTCCCGATTTTGCCTATCGGCCGCACTATGCCGAACTCGATGACGACGAAGGCGGGACACTGCGGGTCGCCTGGGTCGAACACGGCCCCGCCGACGCTGACCCGATCCTCATGCTGCACGGGGAACCGACCTGGTCGTTCCTCTACCGCAAGATGATCCCGATCCTTGCCGCCGCCGGACACCGGGTGATCTGTCCCGATCTGGTCGGATTCGGCCGCTCCGACAAGCCGATCGAGCGGGAGGACCACACCTACGCCCGCCACGTCGAGTGGATGCGGGCGCTGGCGTTCGACGTTCTCGACCTGCAGCGGGTGACGCTGGTCGGCCAGGACTGGGGTGGGTTGATCGGTCTGCGGTTGGCTGCCGAGAACCCCGACCGGTTCAGCCGCATCGTGGTCGCCAACACCGGCCTGCCGACCGGGGACTTCGACATGCCCGAGATCTGGTGGCAGTTCCGCAAGGCCATCGAGGCGGCCCCGAGCGTGGACGTCGGCCTGTTCGTCATCAGCGGCTGCCGGCGCCCGGTCAGCCCCGAGGTGCGAGCCGGCTACGACGCACCGTTCCCCGACGACGCCTACTGTGCGGGCCCGCGGGCGATGCCCACCCTGGTGCCGACGCGCCCGGACGACCCGGCGTCAGACGCCAACCGCCGGGCCTGGGCCGTGCTCTCGCAGAGCCCGACGCCGATGCTGGTCGCGTTCAGCGACGGCGATCCGATCACCGGCGCGATGGGCCCGATCTTCACTTCACAGATGCGCGGCGCCCAGGGCATCGAGCACCCGACGGTCCACGACGCCGGTCACTTCCTGCAGGAGGATGCCGGCGAAGAGCTTGCCGAGCACATCGTGAATTTCTTGGGCTAG
- a CDS encoding WS/DGAT/MGAT family O-acyltransferase, which translates to MELISPTDSMFLLAESREHPMHVGGLQLFEPPEGAGLEFIQDIFSTLLTHEDVQPTFRKHPGELFGGIANLAWSFDRDIDLEYHLRRSALPSPGRVRELLALTSRLHGTLLDRHRPLWETHLVEGLDDGRFAVYTKVHHALLDGVSAMKLMRRSLSEDPLDSELRAPWTIGPRERGRDRPRSSRLAGLARAAGSVAGLGPSAFTLARSALLEQQLTLPFGAPKTMFNVAIGGARRCAAQSWPLKRVIAVKDAAGVTVNDVILAMCAGALRAYLIEQNALPDRPLIAMVPVNLRSEDDTSSGGNQVGAVLCSLATDVEDPAHRLDTIHASIRGNKEVFTQLPRMQQLALSAFNIAPLALSLLPALAAAAQPPFNIVISNVPGSREPLYWHGAKLDGNYPMSIALDGQALNITLSNNADNLDFGLVGCRRSVPHLQRLLGHLEDSLTGLEEAHGV; encoded by the coding sequence ATGGAACTGATTTCACCGACCGATTCGATGTTCCTGCTGGCCGAGTCCCGCGAGCATCCGATGCATGTCGGCGGGCTGCAGCTGTTCGAGCCGCCCGAGGGTGCGGGCCTGGAATTCATCCAGGACATCTTCTCGACGCTGCTGACCCACGAGGACGTCCAGCCGACCTTCCGTAAACATCCCGGCGAGTTGTTCGGCGGGATCGCCAACCTGGCGTGGTCGTTCGACCGGGACATCGACCTCGAATACCACCTGCGGCGCTCGGCGCTCCCGTCACCCGGGCGTGTCCGCGAGCTACTCGCGCTGACCTCCCGACTGCACGGCACACTGCTCGACCGGCACCGTCCGCTGTGGGAGACGCACCTCGTCGAGGGGCTCGACGACGGCCGCTTCGCCGTCTACACCAAGGTGCACCATGCGCTCCTTGACGGTGTTTCGGCGATGAAGCTGATGCGCCGGTCGCTGTCGGAGGATCCGCTGGACTCCGAGTTGCGGGCCCCGTGGACTATCGGGCCGCGTGAGCGCGGCAGGGACCGGCCGCGGTCCTCGCGGTTGGCCGGGCTGGCCAGAGCTGCGGGATCGGTTGCGGGCCTTGGCCCTTCAGCGTTCACGCTGGCCCGGTCGGCGTTGCTCGAGCAGCAACTCACCCTGCCGTTCGGCGCGCCGAAGACGATGTTCAACGTTGCGATCGGCGGTGCGCGGCGGTGCGCAGCGCAGTCGTGGCCACTCAAACGTGTCATCGCGGTCAAAGACGCTGCCGGGGTCACCGTCAACGATGTCATCCTGGCGATGTGCGCGGGGGCGCTGCGGGCCTACCTCATCGAGCAGAACGCCCTGCCGGACCGGCCGCTGATTGCCATGGTGCCGGTGAACCTGCGCTCCGAGGACGACACGTCCAGCGGCGGCAATCAGGTGGGGGCCGTGCTGTGCAGCCTGGCCACCGACGTCGAGGATCCGGCACACCGTCTCGACACCATCCACGCCTCGATACGCGGCAACAAAGAGGTGTTCACCCAGCTGCCCAGGATGCAGCAGCTGGCCCTGTCGGCGTTCAACATCGCACCGCTGGCGCTGTCCCTGCTGCCGGCGCTGGCCGCGGCCGCGCAGCCGCCGTTCAACATCGTCATCTCCAACGTGCCCGGGTCGCGCGAGCCGTTGTACTGGCACGGCGCCAAACTCGACGGCAACTACCCGATGTCGATCGCGCTCGACGGCCAGGCGCTCAACATCACCCTGTCCAACAACGCCGACAACCTCGATTTCGGACTCGTCGGCTGCCGGCGCAGCGTCCCGCATCTTCAGCGGTTGCTCGGCCACCTCGAGGATTCGCTGACCGGACTCGAAGAGGCGCACGGGGTCTAG
- the tgt gene encoding tRNA guanosine(34) transglycosylase Tgt, translated as MPFFTVDAELAGRRGRSGVIHTPHGDIHTPAFVAVGTKATVKAVLPETMRELGAQAVLANAYHLYLQPGPDIVDAAGGLGAFMNWPGPTFTDSGGFQVLSLGAGFRKVLSMDADRVQADDVIAEGKQRLAHVDDDGVTFISHLDGSTHRFTPEVSMQIQHQLGADIIFAFDELTTLVNTRGYQEDSVARTQAWAVRCLTEHRRLTAERPERPSQALFGVVQGAQYEDLRRQASRDLAAIVDTDGRGFDGYGIGGALEKQNLATIVGWCTDELPDDKPRHLLGISEPDDLFAAIEAGADTFDCVSPSRVARNAAVYSPAGRFNINTARFRRDFTPIDDECDCYTCAHYTRAYLHHLFKAKEMLSATLCTIHNERFIVRLVDRIRDSIAAGEFDDLRADVLGRYY; from the coding sequence GTGCCTTTCTTCACCGTCGACGCGGAGCTAGCCGGCCGGCGGGGACGCAGCGGGGTCATCCACACCCCGCATGGCGACATCCACACCCCGGCCTTCGTCGCGGTCGGCACCAAGGCCACCGTCAAGGCTGTGCTGCCGGAGACGATGCGCGAACTCGGTGCGCAGGCGGTGTTGGCCAACGCCTACCACCTGTACCTGCAGCCCGGCCCCGACATCGTCGACGCCGCCGGTGGCCTCGGCGCGTTCATGAACTGGCCGGGGCCGACGTTCACCGACAGCGGCGGGTTCCAGGTGCTTTCGCTGGGCGCCGGTTTCCGCAAGGTCCTGTCGATGGACGCCGACCGGGTCCAGGCCGACGACGTCATCGCCGAGGGCAAGCAGCGGTTGGCTCATGTCGACGACGACGGCGTGACGTTCATCTCGCATCTGGACGGTTCGACGCACCGGTTCACCCCGGAGGTGTCGATGCAGATTCAGCACCAGCTCGGCGCGGACATCATCTTCGCGTTCGACGAGCTGACGACCCTGGTGAATACCCGCGGCTACCAAGAGGATTCGGTGGCTCGCACGCAGGCGTGGGCGGTGCGCTGCCTGACCGAACATCGGCGGCTGACCGCCGAGCGTCCGGAACGCCCCAGCCAGGCGCTGTTCGGCGTGGTGCAGGGGGCGCAGTACGAGGATCTGCGCCGGCAGGCCTCGCGGGACCTGGCCGCGATCGTCGACACCGACGGGCGCGGGTTCGACGGGTACGGCATCGGCGGCGCGCTGGAGAAACAGAACCTGGCCACCATCGTCGGCTGGTGCACCGATGAGCTGCCCGACGACAAGCCGCGCCACCTGCTCGGGATCAGTGAGCCCGACGACCTGTTCGCGGCGATCGAGGCGGGCGCGGACACCTTCGACTGTGTGTCACCTTCACGGGTCGCGCGCAACGCCGCGGTGTACTCGCCGGCGGGCCGGTTCAACATCAACACTGCCCGGTTCCGGCGTGACTTCACCCCGATCGACGACGAGTGCGACTGCTACACCTGCGCTCACTACACCCGGGCGTACCTGCATCACCTGTTCAAGGCCAAGGAGATGCTGTCGGCGACGCTGTGCACGATCCACAACGAGCGCTTCATCGTCCGGCTCGTCGACCGGATCCGCGACTCCATCGCCGCCGGTGAGTTCGACGACCTGCGTGCGGACGTCCTGGGCCGCTACTACTGA
- a CDS encoding ABC transporter permease subunit (The N-terminal region of this protein, as described by TIGR01726, is a three transmembrane segment that identifies a subfamily of ABC transporter permease subunits, which specificities that include histidine, arginine, glutamine, glutamate, L-cystine (sic), the opines (in Agrobacterium) octopine and nopaline, etc.) has protein sequence MPRYVRRALLALVLLAALVSAACGSSDTGADRISSSGVLRVGTEGTYAPFSYQDPATGQLAGYDVDVANAVGERLGKKVQFVQTPWDSIFAALEANRFDVVANEVTITPERKSKYDLSEPYSVGEGVVITRANDNSITSVDDLKGKTVGATVTSNWAQVSRDAGAKLEPVEGFTQAITLLNQGRVDAVVNDSIAFHAYQAETNDQSVKIGATIGEKSEQGFAARKNSGLLPELNRALDELKADGTLAAISQKYLKANVTGDPTAGGADPGHRSVWKLIADNLWPLAKAAITVTIPLTVISFVIGLVIALAVALGRLSKNVVVSNVARFYISIIRGTPLLVQLFIIFFALPQIGIKLEPFLAAVIAFSLNVGGYAAEIIRSAIQSIPKGQWEAAETIGYHYTGALRRIILPQAARVAVPPLSNTLISLVKDTSLASTILVTELLRTAQVAAAPTFEFFALYGTAAVYYWIICLVLSFGQSRLEHRLERYVAR, from the coding sequence GTGCCCCGCTATGTCCGCAGAGCCCTGCTCGCGCTCGTCCTGTTAGCCGCGCTGGTGAGCGCGGCCTGCGGATCGAGTGACACCGGCGCCGACCGCATCTCGTCGTCGGGTGTCCTGCGAGTGGGTACCGAAGGTACCTACGCACCGTTCAGTTACCAGGATCCCGCGACCGGACAGCTCGCCGGCTACGACGTGGACGTCGCCAACGCGGTCGGCGAGCGGCTCGGTAAGAAGGTCCAGTTCGTTCAGACGCCATGGGATTCCATCTTCGCCGCGCTCGAAGCCAACCGATTCGACGTGGTGGCCAATGAGGTCACCATCACCCCCGAGCGAAAGAGCAAATACGACCTGTCCGAGCCGTACTCGGTGGGCGAAGGTGTCGTCATCACCCGGGCCAACGACAACTCGATCACGTCGGTCGACGATCTCAAGGGCAAGACGGTCGGTGCGACGGTCACCAGCAACTGGGCCCAGGTGTCCCGTGACGCCGGCGCGAAGCTGGAACCGGTGGAGGGTTTCACCCAGGCGATCACCCTGCTCAACCAGGGCCGGGTGGACGCTGTGGTCAACGACAGCATCGCCTTCCACGCCTACCAGGCCGAGACCAACGACCAGTCGGTCAAGATCGGCGCCACCATCGGGGAGAAGAGCGAGCAGGGCTTCGCGGCCCGAAAGAACAGCGGCCTGCTGCCCGAGTTGAACAGGGCACTCGATGAACTGAAAGCCGACGGCACACTGGCGGCGATCTCGCAGAAGTACCTGAAGGCCAATGTCACCGGAGACCCGACAGCCGGCGGTGCCGACCCCGGACACCGCTCGGTGTGGAAGCTGATCGCCGACAACCTGTGGCCCCTGGCCAAGGCCGCGATCACGGTGACGATTCCGCTGACCGTCATCAGCTTCGTCATCGGCCTGGTGATCGCGCTGGCGGTCGCGCTGGGCCGGTTGTCGAAGAACGTCGTCGTGTCGAATGTCGCCCGGTTCTACATCTCGATCATTCGCGGCACTCCGCTGCTGGTGCAGTTGTTCATCATCTTCTTCGCGCTCCCGCAGATCGGGATCAAACTCGAGCCGTTCCTCGCCGCGGTGATCGCGTTCAGCCTCAACGTCGGCGGCTATGCGGCGGAGATCATCCGATCGGCGATCCAGAGCATCCCGAAGGGCCAGTGGGAGGCCGCCGAGACCATCGGCTACCACTACACCGGTGCGCTGCGGCGGATCATCCTCCCGCAGGCCGCCCGGGTGGCGGTGCCGCCCCTGTCGAATACCCTGATATCGCTGGTGAAAGACACGTCGCTGGCCTCGACGATCCTGGTCACCGAGCTGCTGCGCACCGCACAGGTGGCCGCCGCACCGACCTTCGAATTCTTCGCGCTCTACGGCACGGCGGCGGTGTACTACTGGATCATCTGCCTGGTGCTCTCGTTCGGCCAGAGCCGCCTTGAGCACCGGCTGGAAAGGTATGTGGCGCGATGA
- a CDS encoding lipoprotein LpqH, with protein sequence MNRGFVVAVAGAAVLVAGLSGCSKDDKKAESTSSASSSAAASASSGAETPSASAGASTAKVTIDGQPQTINGQVVCATAGGNYNIAIGEATTGIAVVMSEDASSVKSVGLGNVNGVTLGYTEGVPGGAAATATKDGKNIKISGTATGVDMANPMQPVNKPFEIEVTCP encoded by the coding sequence GTGAATCGTGGCTTTGTGGTAGCCGTAGCCGGCGCCGCAGTTCTGGTCGCCGGCCTGTCCGGCTGTTCCAAGGATGACAAGAAGGCAGAGTCGACGTCGAGTGCGTCTTCGTCTGCGGCGGCGAGTGCATCGTCGGGTGCCGAAACCCCGAGCGCCAGTGCCGGTGCCAGCACTGCCAAGGTGACCATCGACGGTCAGCCCCAGACCATCAACGGGCAGGTCGTCTGCGCGACCGCCGGCGGGAACTACAACATCGCCATCGGTGAGGCCACGACCGGCATCGCGGTTGTGATGAGTGAGGATGCGTCGTCGGTCAAGTCGGTCGGCCTGGGCAACGTCAACGGCGTGACCCTGGGCTACACCGAGGGTGTGCCCGGTGGCGCAGCCGCCACGGCGACCAAGGACGGCAAAAACATCAAGATCAGCGGTACTGCTACGGGTGTCGACATGGCCAACCCGATGCAGCCGGTGAACAAGCCCTTCGAGATCGAGGTCACCTGCCCCTAG
- a CDS encoding flavin monoamine oxidase family protein, protein MATSTPRKADVIIVGAGLSGMIAARTVLAAGLQPLVLEADERVGGRILTEEALPGLPVELGAQWIGDTHHRMFALAEELGVQTYPQFDEGQTSYELVGSGVLGENDFHTRFADELAELERVLRRLDELATEVPPEAPWLAPHAEEWDVITAADWYDAQGLAPVARTLLEICTVGILAVPTVEVSFLHLLFTIQTCGVTAELFAESEGGAQTTRFVGGTAEIPNRLAALISEHIVLKSPVLLIEHAADHVTVHCRGGLVAQGRRVIVAISPTLAGRIMYDPPLSGVRDQLTQRMPNGSSMKAFFVYDEPFWRSEGFNGQLISDIGPARMSNDTCLPDDDHGVILMFLEGEQARDYSRWSQEDRREALTAELVRHYGSKAAKPEFYVDGEWSDRQWTRGCYNANHGPHVWTTYGSALSAPIGTIHWASTDTATFWSAYMEGAVEAGERAAAEVIAALGN, encoded by the coding sequence ATGGCAACCAGCACCCCCCGTAAAGCCGACGTCATCATTGTCGGCGCAGGCCTGTCCGGAATGATCGCCGCCCGCACGGTGCTCGCAGCCGGGCTGCAGCCCCTTGTTCTGGAGGCCGACGAGCGGGTCGGGGGCCGGATCCTCACCGAGGAGGCCTTGCCGGGTTTGCCGGTGGAGCTCGGCGCGCAGTGGATCGGCGACACTCACCACCGGATGTTCGCGCTCGCCGAGGAACTCGGCGTGCAGACCTACCCACAGTTCGACGAGGGGCAGACGTCCTACGAACTGGTGGGCTCAGGAGTGCTGGGCGAGAACGACTTCCATACCCGCTTCGCCGACGAGCTGGCCGAGTTGGAGCGCGTGCTGCGCCGCCTCGACGAGCTGGCGACGGAGGTTCCGCCGGAAGCGCCGTGGCTGGCCCCACACGCCGAAGAGTGGGATGTCATCACGGCGGCAGACTGGTACGACGCGCAGGGCCTGGCGCCGGTGGCCCGCACGCTGCTGGAGATCTGCACCGTCGGCATTCTCGCGGTGCCCACCGTCGAGGTCTCGTTCCTGCATCTGCTGTTCACCATCCAAACCTGCGGTGTCACAGCAGAATTGTTCGCCGAGTCCGAGGGAGGCGCACAGACGACGCGGTTCGTCGGCGGCACCGCCGAGATCCCCAACCGGCTGGCCGCACTGATCTCCGAGCACATCGTGCTCAAATCTCCGGTGCTGCTGATCGAGCACGCCGCCGATCACGTCACCGTGCACTGCCGCGGCGGACTGGTGGCCCAGGGCCGGCGCGTCATCGTCGCGATCTCGCCGACGCTGGCCGGGCGGATCATGTACGACCCGCCGCTGTCCGGTGTCCGCGACCAACTCACCCAGCGGATGCCCAACGGCTCGTCCATGAAGGCATTCTTCGTCTACGACGAACCGTTCTGGCGCTCAGAGGGTTTCAATGGCCAGCTGATCTCCGATATCGGGCCGGCCCGGATGTCCAACGACACCTGCCTGCCCGACGACGACCACGGCGTGATCCTGATGTTCCTCGAGGGCGAACAGGCCCGCGACTACTCCCGTTGGTCGCAGGAGGATCGGCGCGAGGCCCTGACCGCCGAACTTGTCCGCCACTATGGCAGCAAGGCCGCCAAGCCGGAGTTCTACGTCGACGGCGAGTGGTCCGACCGGCAATGGACCCGCGGCTGCTACAACGCCAATCACGGCCCCCACGTGTGGACCACCTACGGGTCGGCGCTCAGCGCTCCGATCGGGACCATACACTGGGCCTCAACCGACACCGCCACGTTCTGGAGTGCCTACATGGAGGGTGCGGTCGAGGCCGGCGAGCGTGCTGCCGCGGAAGTCATTGCCGCACTGGGCAACTAG